In Acidimicrobiales bacterium, the following proteins share a genomic window:
- a CDS encoding metalloregulator ArsR/SmtB family transcription factor — protein sequence MTVDTEIEAVAALRALSEPLRWRIVELLAVEELCVCHIVEELEVAQPLVSHHLRVLRDAGLVDTERYRYWTYYRLRPGALAPLRDRLERLVSPPPAPGERRRPCC from the coding sequence ATGACGGTTGATACGGAGATCGAGGCCGTGGCCGCCCTGCGGGCGCTGAGCGAGCCCCTGCGGTGGCGGATCGTCGAGCTGCTGGCCGTCGAGGAGCTGTGCGTGTGCCACATCGTCGAGGAGCTGGAGGTGGCGCAGCCTTTGGTGAGCCACCACCTGCGCGTCCTGCGCGACGCCGGGCTGGTCGATACGGAGCGCTACCGCTACTGGACCTACTACCGCCTGCGCCCCGGCGCGCTGGCGCCCCTCCGGGACCGCCTGGAGCGCCTGGTCTCGCCGCCGCCTGCGCCCGGTGAGCGCCGTCGGCCGTGCTGTTGA
- a CDS encoding arsenate reductase ArsC: MTETREPSEALSAIAGEMCAEFRGVFSAQTVERFVFQSYRDLARTSNVHTYLSVLTRKFARERLRALGQLEGSFMKDVPEVLFVCVHNAGRSQAAMALLDHHAQGRVHVRSAGSAPGEKVNEAVVAVLAERGIDIATEYPKPLTDEVVRAADVVVTMGCGDACPIYPGKRYLDWQLDDPAGRSVDAVRPIIDEIDARVRALLEELVSTPASP, from the coding sequence GTGACCGAGACCCGCGAACCGAGCGAAGCGTTGTCAGCCATCGCCGGAGAGATGTGCGCCGAGTTCCGCGGTGTGTTCAGCGCCCAGACGGTCGAGCGGTTCGTGTTCCAGAGCTACCGCGATCTCGCCCGCACCTCCAACGTCCACACCTACCTCAGTGTTCTCACCCGCAAGTTCGCCCGTGAGCGCCTCCGGGCGCTCGGACAGCTGGAAGGATCGTTCATGAAGGACGTGCCCGAGGTCCTGTTCGTCTGCGTCCACAATGCCGGCCGCTCGCAGGCGGCCATGGCCCTGCTCGACCACCACGCCCAGGGCCGCGTCCACGTCCGCTCCGCCGGCTCGGCCCCGGGGGAGAAGGTGAACGAGGCGGTGGTGGCCGTCCTGGCCGAGCGCGGCATCGACATCGCCACCGAGTACCCCAAGCCCTTGACCGACGAGGTCGTACGGGCGGCCGACGTGGTGGTGACGATGGGCTGTGGCGACGCCTGCCCCATCTATCCCGGCAAGCGGTACCTCGACTGGCAGCTCGACGACCCCGCCGGGCGCAGCGTCGACGCGGTGCGGCCCATCATCGACGAGATCGACGCCCGGGTCCGAGCCCTGCTGGAGGAGCTCGTGTCCACTCCTGCGTCGCCGTGA
- a CDS encoding MIP/aquaporin family protein: MSAVGRAVEMTQARPDLWRRLLAEYVGTGFLVAVVVGSGIAAQRLSPSDVGLQLFENAAATAAALAALIVALGPVSGAHFNPVVSIADAAFGGLARREVASYLAAQLAGAVSGSMVANLMFELPAVEWSTTGRSGSGLWLAEVVATLGLLVVIFGVVRSGRVGAAPFAVGAYIGAAYFFTASTSFANPAVSVGRMFTDTFAGIAPSSVPAFVAFQLVGGAVAVLTVRALYPGLAAVATDVVVPGVDQPSGTGGRANGGAPPPARSTRGGPSS; encoded by the coding sequence GTGAGCGCCGTCGGCCGTGCTGTTGAGATGACGCAGGCCCGCCCGGACCTCTGGCGGCGCCTGCTGGCCGAGTACGTCGGCACCGGCTTCCTGGTCGCCGTGGTGGTCGGCTCCGGCATCGCCGCCCAGAGGCTGAGCCCTTCCGATGTCGGACTGCAGCTGTTCGAGAACGCGGCCGCCACCGCCGCTGCCCTCGCGGCCCTGATCGTGGCCCTCGGGCCGGTGTCCGGAGCCCACTTCAACCCGGTGGTGTCGATCGCCGACGCCGCCTTCGGCGGCCTGGCGCGTCGCGAGGTCGCCTCCTACCTCGCCGCCCAGCTGGCCGGCGCCGTCAGCGGGTCGATGGTGGCGAACCTGATGTTCGAGCTGCCGGCGGTGGAGTGGTCGACCACCGGTCGGTCCGGCTCCGGGTTGTGGCTGGCCGAAGTGGTGGCCACCCTCGGGCTGCTGGTCGTGATCTTCGGCGTGGTGCGCTCGGGGCGGGTGGGCGCGGCGCCATTCGCCGTGGGCGCCTACATCGGCGCTGCGTACTTCTTCACCGCCTCGACCAGCTTCGCCAACCCGGCGGTGTCCGTCGGGCGCATGTTCACCGACACGTTCGCCGGCATCGCCCCGTCCTCGGTGCCGGCCTTCGTCGCCTTCCAGCTCGTCGGCGGTGCGGTGGCCGTGTTGACGGTGCGAGCGCTGTACCCCGGCCTCGCCGCCGTGGCCACCGATGTGGTGGTGCCCGGTGTCGACCAGCCATCCGGAACTGGCGGGCGGGCCAACGGTGGTGCGCCGCCGCCCGCACGTTCCACCCGAGGAGGTCCGTCGTCGTGA
- a CDS encoding alkaline phosphatase PhoX: MAGGSLLASGSLQTLTARLAGATPGAAPGQERKGGYGRLRPVAAENERGGFAHLALPDGFGYVVLSRIGDPMSDGNVTPAQLDGMAAFSGPGGTVRLIRNHEIRSAGQVQVGGPVGTRYDAAAGGGTTTLDYDPHRRQLVRDFVSLNGTVVNCAGGKGLGDRSWITGEEIITTIGGRKHGYNFEVPLARSGPALTQPLVAMGRFAHEAVATDPASGIVYQTEDAGSGRGSGFYRYLPDSPTDLLAGGRLQMLAVTGRPKADLRDGESPGAAMAVTWVEIEAPDANPLTATNADGLASGTSGPFAEGYAKGGAKFNRLEGIWYGDGSIFFASTSGGDAKSPEAPNSDGYREGYGQIWEFRPRSGQLVLLYQSPGADVLDSPDNLVVTPRGGLLLCEDDASSDGDTHPLAPGIADVNRLVGLTRSGEAFEFAVNRFNDSELAGACFSPDGRTLFVNIFGDGTAGSGMTVAIRGPWARGAL, from the coding sequence TTGGCCGGAGGAAGCCTGCTGGCGTCGGGCTCGCTGCAGACCCTCACCGCCCGACTGGCGGGCGCCACCCCCGGCGCCGCCCCGGGCCAGGAGAGGAAGGGCGGCTACGGGCGGCTGCGGCCGGTGGCGGCCGAGAACGAGCGGGGAGGCTTTGCCCACCTGGCGCTTCCCGACGGGTTCGGCTACGTGGTGCTGTCGCGCATCGGCGATCCCATGAGCGACGGGAACGTGACGCCCGCCCAGCTCGACGGCATGGCCGCCTTCTCCGGCCCCGGTGGGACGGTGCGCCTCATCCGCAACCACGAGATCCGTTCCGCCGGCCAGGTGCAGGTGGGCGGGCCGGTGGGGACCCGCTACGACGCCGCCGCCGGCGGCGGCACCACCACCCTCGACTACGACCCGCACCGGCGGCAGCTGGTGCGCGACTTCGTGAGCCTGAACGGCACGGTCGTCAACTGCGCGGGCGGCAAGGGCCTGGGCGATCGCAGCTGGATCACCGGCGAGGAGATCATCACCACCATCGGGGGCAGGAAGCACGGCTACAACTTCGAGGTCCCCCTCGCCCGCAGCGGCCCGGCGCTCACCCAGCCCCTCGTGGCCATGGGTCGCTTCGCCCACGAGGCGGTGGCCACCGATCCGGCGTCGGGGATCGTCTACCAGACCGAGGACGCCGGCTCGGGACGGGGCAGCGGCTTCTATCGCTACCTGCCCGACAGCCCCACCGACCTGCTGGCCGGCGGCCGACTCCAGATGCTGGCCGTGACCGGCCGGCCCAAGGCGGACCTGCGCGACGGCGAGTCGCCCGGTGCCGCCATGGCCGTCACCTGGGTCGAGATCGAGGCTCCGGACGCCAACCCGCTGACCGCCACCAACGCCGACGGCCTGGCCTCGGGCACCAGCGGCCCCTTCGCCGAGGGCTACGCCAAGGGGGGCGCCAAGTTCAACCGCCTGGAGGGCATCTGGTACGGCGACGGCAGCATCTTCTTCGCTTCCACCAGCGGCGGCGACGCCAAGAGCCCGGAGGCACCCAACTCCGACGGGTACCGCGAGGGCTACGGCCAGATCTGGGAGTTCCGGCCCCGGTCCGGCCAGCTGGTGCTGCTCTACCAGTCGCCCGGGGCCGACGTCCTCGACTCGCCCGACAACCTGGTCGTCACCCCCCGCGGCGGGCTGTTGTTGTGCGAGGACGACGCCTCCAGCGACGGCGACACCCACCCGCTCGCCCCCGGCATCGCCGACGTCAACCGCCTGGTGGGCCTCACCCGCTCGGGCGAGGCCTTCGAGTTCGCCGTCAACCGCTTCAACGACAGCGAGCTGGCCGGTGCCTGCTTCTCACCCGACGGCAGGACCCTGTTCGTGAACATCTTCGGCGACGGCACGGCCGGCAGCGGGATGACGGTGGCCATCCGCGGTCCGTGGGCCCGGGGTGCCCTGTAG